The genome window GCCGGTCGTCGTATCAGGGAAAAACACTCTATGAACTGGAATAGAAAGATCAACGGAATGTGATCGAAAATCCCTGTGCGCATCTGAGTGGTCGTGTTTATTTTCACCCTTGGAATACCCCGCCGATGGAGGAAGCTATTAGCCGTCTGGATAGGTGATGCGCGAGCCCAGATCTTGCCTCAATCCAAATGGTCTCGGTCCGTATCAATGGGTACTCCGTCCCTTCAGACTCGAGAAATAGACTGGTTTGAGTCACTTAAGAGGATAGCATTTGTAGTGCATTGTTGCGTCCGGGCTAGGTTGCCGGCCAATTGACCTGGAGGAAGCGTGAGGATCCTGATTCGGAAAATGAAGCTCCAAGAGGACCGGCTCGATCTATCGTTAGTCAGATACTTCAAAATGTGAGTAAGGTAttatccgtgactagcccacccacaccgcttcccgctgtgggtgagctacaccgtaatcaccaatttcaccgtaatcaccaattttcgatattttgaagctattctcaacacattggctgactatctaagaaaaaaacatcactattttcatctgctgcccctgctgatccatttgataccagattctcttgtgtaggtgctggtggtgggggtttaccatgcactttctcccactgCCTTTGTAAACGCCTCTcttgtgcagcagcatctttggccttccttaaagcaattgatcgattcgcATCACGTACTTTTAGTATACCATCCTGACTGAGTGGCTTAACATGTCGCTTAGTGTGTTggcgccgtaggggggcTTACGCAGCCCTGATTCGATTGATTGTTTCATTCGctatagccagatgctcagcagcaatttgattatattcaaatatccgttcaagattccgctgtagctttggtgtaagcagatctttatgcttagatagctttgcctgattcttcttaagggcctgaatcgtccttagaggggtgatatccacactagatgaggagataggtggtggagagggtgtcCCTCTAAGGcatgcatcaagatcaggcgcgtagacaTCTGGAATTTGTTCCCATGCCTGGATagcaagattgtcgactaTCTTACTACCATCAACAGGCCAGAtaccacgatctttgaaggcctcacggataaTTCGTTGGTTGAAGGCTTTCTCCCGTACAGGTCCAATCACccgtaagaattctgacttccctactggctcaccagcccagtaagatagctcattatttatACGTcggaagtgttgcttatagctcaagaatggcttgccatccagtggctggcaaaggtgtgttgtatgaggaaggaatccaaagggaataaccccattatcttcgcatgtctgtaagaaatcaacagtaagATGGGAGCCatgaccatcaaatataagtattcgtttctctcctctctttgtacgctcatttgttgccttgataaagctttgaggccattgatgggctagttcatctgatatccagccattggcttGCGTAGCTATCGTTGTATTTGGTGGTAgggcctcgctctcgttAAACCAAcattccatgaagatcccgttgcctttaggaagcaagaaaggtcagaaaagaatggtctaaaagagtaggagcttgcctttaaagataaaccatggatccatctgccaaccatctgcagcaataCATTCAATAGTTGTTAtattctcacccttctcagattcagcaagatcaaggcaagaacctTTTAATCCAATCACAttccttgccttgccttcgccaggtcggaagccacattcatcaaagttgtataccaatcGTGGTGGTGTATCTTTAACCACAttggcaagctgattataccaattcGCTAgtaaaccagcatcctcagccttgatacACTTTGATTCCTTCGTCTTTTGCTTCACAGGGCCCAGATTGAGGTGTTCTGGGAGTCGTTtttcaaagcgatatgcccataccctactaacctgtctagcttcaccagcgcgttgaagtgactgatttgcaaactcttctagtagcttaggtgTCACTGGTATGTTATGATCTCGCatccagactatccactgtattaaggcttcctcctggtacCCATCAAGTGCTTTATTCACTGGTTTCCGAGCTATACGAGCCTGTCTGCCCTTTTTGATGCAATCACGTAGTGTTGAATAAGGAAcgccatattcacgcgcaatcttggagatattcggtttattttgggcctgagcggcttcgcaggccttaaggaggtcagattcattaaatttaatagatttaggcatgttgggtggtgggaatagcttcgaaaggtcaaaatatcgaaaattggtgattacggtgaaattggtgattacggtgtagctcacccacagcgggaagcggtgtgggtgggctagtcacggatagtGGCTTTGCTGTCTTGCTTCAGCTCGTTGGACTGCTTGTCACCGAGCCTCTTTTTATGCAAGTGTGACAAATCTTTGCGCGGGCTAGGAATAGGAATCCCAACAGGGGCAAAAGGACGCCAATCAGAGCTCATTGTCGGGTCAACGGAGATATTTGAGAATGAAACTTTGTCCTGTTGATTTGAAATAATGTGATAACGTCCCAGTAAAATGTGGTCCCTGTAAGTGGTCTGTTGTTGATGATTCTGATCCAAAAAGCCGACTGCGAGGGGCAGCCACCAGCAGATCAATTGCAACTCCACGGCAGCTTTGAACTAAAAATGTCCAGTGACAAATACTGGTCAAATAGCTCAATATCAGGGCCGAATCAGGAGACCAAATGGTAATCCAGCAGCGGAGCTAGAATGCGCTACTAGAGCTTTTTGGCTAGTAGAAGAAATGAGCTCGGCGCGACAGTGACGCAACTCTCTCTGTTTCTACCGCGGCACCCCTCCTCCATCATTTTTTCCAGAGCCAAACATGACCGATCCTCGCGGCATAAGCTTCATTTGCTCAATCAAGGGACGCCACTAGTTGTCAAATTAATGGCTGGTGGTTCCAAAtcagatggagaaggaggtgagAGATTTGGGGGTATAAATAACCCCCCTCATCGCCATTTCTCTACAAAGGTACTCAACTTTGAGCACCCTGTTGACTCTTAACGTGATACATTTCCTCCAATCAATTATTATCAGTCGAATTAGCCACAATGCCTCTTACTGGTCACTGCCTCTGCAACGCAGTCACTTACACTATTGATGTGGATCAGCCCGCTTTGGTTGGATATGACCACTGCGATGACTGCCAGCGTCAGACTGGCTCAACTTACTGTACGTTGTCAATCTTATTCTTAATGTGTTTCAGTTCTTGAGACATCAATGTATAATCGTTGTTTGCTAATGGCTACACCCTCCTGCAGCGCTCGTTGCGGTCGTTCCCAAAGACAAGCTGAAGATCAATGGCCCTATCAAGAGCTTCGCTAAGAACGGAAGCTCTGGAAAGGCTGTTCATCGTATGTTCTGCTCGGAATGTGGTTCGCCAATTGCCCACGACCCGGACGCTGCCCCAgagatcatcgccatcaaggCTGGGACCCTGGACATagagatcaagaagaacctAAAGCCGGTGCGTGCATTAAGAAGGCGGGCTATCGGATTAAATATGCTAACTACATACGTCCCTGGTAGGATACGGAAATCTGGACCGTTAGCAAGCTTCCTTTCTGCCAGGAGCATCTGGCCAAGCCTTTCGAGCACATGCCCCAGTAGATGGGACGAAAAAACGAATCTTTGACGGTCAGACTGAATAGTCACTTCAGTACACGACGAGCCCAGCAATACGAGCACGGAGCTTGGGTTGGAAGACACCTTGTTTCTACAGGGGACTGTACTACTTTCATCGAACCAGTGGTCTCACATGTTTGGAAGCGAGTTGTATTAACTAAATATGCATTCCAAATTTTTCAAAACCCAATCTGTCGCAGTTGCCATCCTCTCAATCTACTCTTGAGGTAAACGCTTCAGGCTATATTGTATCATCAGGCACTCTATTTGTTCAGTCAATCATTGGATAATACTCAGCAAGCCAAATATGGCTGACAAGTTGCTTGGGATAAATAAAGCGGACCCTGGTGTAAATCCCCTACTAATGTCCGGAACAAAGTGCCGCACTTTAGCTTGCTTGCTCCCATCCTCCTTCAGGACGTGCTCAACACACCTGAGCTATGGCCTGGTCGGCACATTTCTATACACACCCCTACTATAATAGGAGCACATTGACCGAGGGAGCATCTTCAACGGATTCAGAACATAGCCACCATGTCGTTTGGGACCCTTCACATCAGAGACTCGCGCACCAACGCGGAGTATGAAATCCCAATTAGACGAAATGCAGTCGTAGCGATGGACTTCAAGAGGATCAAAGCCCCAGCAGCTGGCGCAGATCGAGCGGATCAAGTCGACAGTGGACTACGCGTGCATGACCCCGGTTTGCAGAATACTACTGTTGTCGAAACAGAGATAAGTTTTTCGTGCGGAGCTCTGAACTTTTATGTGAGACGATGCAGTTGACAGACTGACGCTTTTTAGAGATCATTGGAAGAGACTCCTTTTGTATCGTGGGTATACTTTGGAACAGCTATGGGACAGCGATTTCGAAGATATGCTGCATCTCCTTGTCTGGGGGAGTTATCCTACGGCattgcagaagaaggaattgagcCGGAAGCTCTCGGAGGAAATGACTATGGTTCCCAAAAGCGTGCACAGGACCATAGAAACACTGCCGTGATTCTTCCATGTCATCAGAAGGTCCGAG of Aspergillus fumigatus Af293 chromosome 2, whole genome shotgun sequence contains these proteins:
- a CDS encoding GFA family protein — translated: MPLTGHCLCNAVTYTIDVDQPALVGYDHCDDCQRQTGSTYSLVAVVPKDKLKINGPIKSFAKNGSSGKAVHRMFCSECGSPIAHDPDAAPEIIAIKAGTLDIEIKKNLKPDTEIWTVSKLPFCQEHLAKPFEHMPQ